A genomic region of Chlorobaculum parvum NCIB 8327 contains the following coding sequences:
- a CDS encoding pyruvoyl-dependent arginine decarboxylase: protein MSFVPTKVFFTKGVGRHKEYLSSFELALRDAKIEKCNLVTVSSIFPPKCERISVEEGLKHLKPGQITFAVMARNSTNENNRLISASVGVALPADETQYGYLSEHHPYGETAEHSGEYAEDLAATMLATTLGIEFDPNKDWDEREGIYKMSGKIVNSFNITESAEGETGLWTTVISCAVLLP from the coding sequence TTGTCATTCGTCCCGACAAAAGTCTTTTTCACCAAGGGTGTCGGAAGGCACAAAGAGTATCTCTCTTCGTTCGAGCTCGCCCTGCGTGACGCCAAGATCGAAAAGTGCAACCTGGTGACGGTTTCCAGTATTTTTCCTCCCAAATGTGAGCGCATCAGCGTCGAAGAAGGTCTGAAACACCTCAAACCGGGACAAATCACCTTTGCGGTCATGGCGCGCAACTCGACCAACGAGAACAACCGCCTCATCTCCGCGTCGGTCGGCGTAGCGCTTCCAGCTGACGAAACGCAGTACGGCTATCTCTCCGAGCACCACCCGTATGGCGAAACTGCCGAGCATTCCGGCGAATACGCTGAGGACCTGGCGGCCACCATGCTGGCCACTACGCTCGGCATTGAGTTCGACCCCAACAAAGACTGGGACGAGCGCGAGGGCATCTACAAAATGAGCGGTAAAATCGTCAACTCATTCAACATCACCGAGTCTGCCGAGGGCGAAACCGGCCTCTGGACGACCGTCATCTCCTGCGCGGTGCTGCTGCCGTAA
- the nadA gene encoding quinolinate synthase NadA, producing the protein MTTANDRPEEASKLSTEELLERIVALKKELNAVILAHYYTVPEVQQAADIVGDSLALARAAEDNSADVIVFAGVYFMAETAKILNPGKLVLMPDDHAGCPLADSCPEAEFRAFREQHPDAIAITYINSTAAIKALSDITCTSSNAAHIVEQIPPEQKIIFGPDRNLGTWLSKKLDRDMILWQGYCYVHDAYSEVYMIQAMAKYPDAELIAHPECRDEVLRHASFVGSTAALLDYTVKSPSQSFIVATEPGILYEMEKRSPGKTFIPAPKDPANPRSVCTQMKQNTLEKLYLCMVNRSPEITVDENLREAALKPIKKMLEMSA; encoded by the coding sequence ATGACCACAGCAAACGATAGACCAGAGGAGGCCTCGAAGCTTTCGACCGAAGAGCTGCTTGAACGGATCGTGGCGCTCAAGAAAGAGTTGAACGCCGTCATTCTGGCCCACTACTATACCGTCCCGGAAGTTCAGCAGGCGGCGGATATCGTCGGTGACAGCCTCGCTCTGGCGCGGGCGGCAGAGGATAACTCCGCTGATGTTATCGTGTTCGCGGGCGTCTATTTCATGGCCGAGACGGCCAAGATTCTCAATCCCGGCAAGCTGGTGCTCATGCCCGACGACCACGCGGGCTGCCCGCTCGCCGACAGTTGCCCCGAAGCGGAGTTCCGCGCGTTCCGGGAGCAGCATCCCGACGCCATCGCGATCACCTATATCAACTCCACTGCGGCGATCAAAGCGCTCTCGGACATCACCTGCACCTCCTCGAACGCCGCGCACATCGTCGAGCAGATTCCGCCGGAGCAGAAGATCATCTTTGGCCCCGACCGCAACCTCGGCACCTGGCTCAGCAAAAAGCTCGATCGCGACATGATTCTCTGGCAGGGCTACTGCTACGTGCACGACGCCTACTCCGAGGTCTACATGATCCAGGCGATGGCCAAATATCCGGACGCCGAGCTGATCGCCCATCCCGAGTGCCGCGACGAGGTGCTTCGCCATGCCTCTTTCGTCGGCTCGACGGCCGCGTTACTCGACTACACGGTCAAGAGCCCATCGCAGAGCTTTATCGTAGCTACCGAGCCGGGCATCCTCTACGAAATGGAGAAGCGCTCGCCTGGCAAGACCTTCATTCCGGCGCCAAAAGATCCGGCCAATCCGCGCAGCGTCTGCACGCAGATGAAGCAGAACACGCTCGAAAAGCTCTACCTCTGCATGGTCAACCGCTCACCTGAAATCACGGTCGACGAGAATCTTCGCGAAGCGGCGCTCAAGCCGATCAAGAAGATGCTCGAAATGTCCGCCTGA
- a CDS encoding FAD-binding oxidoreductase: MLLKSEPSAIAAFLEDTSNLKSGWTPGVCFPETLEEIAALLREAHADGRRYTIAGNGTGTTGARIPFGDYVIAMQKLDRIDEVEVLGDDKAMLHVQGGALLQDVQAKAAAAGWFYPPDPTEKTCFIGSTISNNSTGSRSLKYGPTRNYVQALKIALPQGDILKIERGEHFADTEDRFTIDLPIAGRVTFRLPDYTMPKTSKHNAGYWSKPGMDLIDLFIGSEGTLGVILEATLLLRPAPESVIACLAWFQSEEELLDFVGKARTGSGGVSPRALELFDRRAQEFLRQSYPEIAQETAGAIYFEEETTADAEDTCLEAWLDLMEACGSPVEKSWAALDSEGLQKLREFRHQLPVLVNEWLSRQSESKVSTDMALPDERFAELFRLYRDACDREGFTYIIFGHIGNAHLHLNILPRNHEEFVRAKTLYRQLVSDVLAMGGTLSAEHGIGKLKSEYLVQMYGREGIMEMVRVKKAFDPYLTLNVGNMIPKEYFE; this comes from the coding sequence ATGTTACTGAAAAGCGAACCATCGGCCATCGCGGCGTTTCTCGAAGATACCAGCAACCTGAAAAGCGGCTGGACGCCCGGCGTCTGCTTCCCCGAAACGCTGGAGGAGATTGCGGCGCTGCTACGCGAGGCTCACGCCGACGGTCGGCGCTACACCATCGCGGGCAACGGCACCGGTACCACCGGCGCGCGGATTCCGTTCGGCGATTACGTCATCGCCATGCAGAAGCTCGACCGCATCGACGAGGTCGAGGTGTTGGGCGACGACAAGGCGATGCTGCACGTGCAGGGCGGTGCGCTGTTGCAGGATGTTCAGGCGAAAGCAGCAGCGGCAGGCTGGTTCTATCCACCCGACCCAACTGAAAAAACCTGCTTCATCGGCAGCACAATCTCGAACAACTCCACCGGCTCGCGTTCGCTCAAGTATGGCCCGACGCGCAATTACGTGCAGGCGCTGAAAATCGCGCTGCCGCAAGGCGACATTCTTAAGATCGAACGCGGCGAGCACTTTGCCGATACCGAGGACCGCTTCACGATTGACCTCCCAATCGCCGGTCGCGTCACCTTCCGGCTACCGGATTATACGATGCCGAAGACCTCGAAGCACAACGCGGGCTACTGGTCGAAACCGGGTATGGATCTGATCGACCTCTTCATCGGCTCGGAAGGCACGCTCGGCGTCATTCTCGAAGCCACCCTGCTGCTCCGCCCAGCGCCGGAATCGGTCATCGCCTGCCTGGCGTGGTTCCAGAGCGAGGAGGAGCTGCTCGACTTCGTCGGCAAGGCGCGTACTGGAAGCGGCGGCGTGAGTCCGCGGGCGCTCGAACTCTTCGACCGGCGCGCGCAGGAGTTCCTCCGGCAGAGCTATCCAGAGATTGCGCAGGAGACGGCAGGAGCGATCTATTTCGAAGAGGAGACGACTGCCGACGCCGAGGATACGTGCCTCGAAGCGTGGCTCGATCTGATGGAAGCATGCGGCTCGCCGGTTGAAAAGAGCTGGGCGGCACTTGACAGCGAAGGATTACAGAAGCTCCGCGAGTTTCGGCATCAGCTGCCGGTGCTGGTCAACGAATGGCTCAGCCGCCAGTCGGAGAGCAAGGTGAGCACCGACATGGCGCTGCCCGACGAGCGCTTCGCCGAGCTCTTCCGCCTCTACCGCGACGCCTGCGACCGCGAAGGGTTCACCTACATCATCTTCGGCCACATCGGCAACGCCCACCTGCACCTGAACATTCTGCCGCGCAACCACGAGGAGTTCGTTCGAGCCAAAACGCTCTATCGGCAGCTCGTCTCGGACGTGCTCGCGATGGGCGGCACCCTCTCGGCGGAGCACGGAATCGGCAAGCTCAAAAGCGAATATCTGGTGCAGATGTACGGCCGCGAAGGGATCATGGAAATGGTGCGTGTAAAAAAAGCGTTCGACCCTTATCTTACGCTCAACGTCGGCAACATGATTCCGAAAGAGTATTTTGAGTGA
- the tyrS gene encoding tyrosine--tRNA ligase produces MHFPPVKEQLDSIVNNTVEVLSTDELEKKLTKSLKTGKPLKIKLGADPSRPDLHLGHSVVLRKLREFQDLGHEAILIIGDFTAMIGDPSGKSKTRPQLTAEEARENGKSYFEQASKILDPEKTTICYNADWLGKMSFADVIRLSSHYTVARMLERDDFEKRYKAQAPISIHEFLYPLAQGMDSVHLQNDVELGGTDQKFNLLVGRDLQREYGIDPQVCITMPLLVGTDGVEKMSKSLGNAICFNDTPEDMYGRTLSIPDPLIETYWNLLLPHHSGNDTPVAERVAADPRETKRELAREVVAQYYSTDEAAKAQEHFDRVIVNKQAPSDLPTIEFEETSMPIVEMLMQLKAFPSKNEARRMIQQGAVQADEQKITDINAVIELGENPVIIKAGKRKFFKVKRA; encoded by the coding sequence ATGCATTTCCCACCCGTCAAGGAACAGCTCGATAGTATCGTCAACAACACCGTCGAGGTCCTCAGCACCGACGAACTTGAAAAGAAGCTCACCAAAAGCCTCAAGACCGGCAAACCGCTGAAGATCAAACTCGGCGCCGATCCGTCGCGCCCTGACCTGCACCTCGGCCACTCGGTGGTGCTCCGCAAGCTGCGCGAGTTCCAGGATTTGGGACACGAGGCGATTCTCATCATCGGCGACTTCACAGCGATGATCGGCGACCCGTCGGGCAAAAGCAAGACCCGCCCGCAGCTCACCGCTGAGGAGGCGAGGGAGAACGGCAAGAGCTACTTCGAGCAGGCCTCGAAAATCCTTGATCCCGAAAAGACCACCATCTGCTACAACGCAGACTGGCTGGGCAAAATGAGCTTTGCGGATGTCATCCGCCTGTCGAGCCACTACACGGTTGCACGAATGCTGGAGCGCGACGATTTCGAGAAACGCTACAAGGCGCAGGCGCCAATCTCGATCCACGAGTTTCTCTACCCGCTCGCACAGGGCATGGACTCGGTGCACCTGCAAAACGATGTGGAGCTGGGCGGTACCGACCAGAAGTTCAATCTGCTGGTAGGCCGCGACCTGCAGCGCGAGTACGGCATCGACCCGCAGGTGTGCATAACCATGCCGCTGCTCGTCGGCACCGACGGCGTCGAAAAGATGTCCAAATCGCTCGGCAACGCCATCTGCTTCAACGACACGCCGGAAGATATGTACGGCCGGACGCTCTCGATTCCTGACCCCCTGATCGAAACCTACTGGAACCTGCTCCTGCCGCACCATAGCGGCAACGATACGCCAGTTGCCGAACGAGTAGCCGCCGATCCGCGAGAGACCAAGCGCGAACTGGCACGCGAGGTGGTGGCGCAGTACTACTCGACGGATGAAGCCGCCAAAGCACAGGAGCATTTCGACCGAGTAATCGTCAACAAACAGGCCCCCTCCGACCTGCCGACTATCGAGTTCGAGGAGACCTCGATGCCTATCGTCGAGATGCTCATGCAACTCAAGGCGTTCCCGTCTAAAAACGAGGCGCGGCGCATGATTCAGCAGGGCGCAGTGCAGGCTGATGAACAAAAAATCACCGACATTAACGCCGTGATCGAACTCGGTGAAAACCCCGTGATCATCAAAGCCGGCAAGCGGAAATTTTTTAAGGTTAAACGTGCATAA
- the mrdA gene encoding penicillin-binding protein 2, translating into MDKIQRGLNLTTILIASVFGLLFGRLAWLQIVEHDAIGSRSSSVRRIWVQAPRGHFIDRKGVTVLENRALYTLKIIPSELRESTIPYLAYLLEMPEEELREKIDDARAYSRFAASTVYRDLNEFAVARISENLWQLPGVIIEIEDKRKYSDQFRGTHLFGYLRNVNRAQLDTLAEKGYTPNDKIGFSGIERSYEEELRGDKGARFELVTPLGMLVGKYNDGKNDIQPVKGNDLYLTIDAGLQQLAENLLRDTGHSGAVVAIDPSDGGILAMCSEPDFDLDILNGTTRRKEWADIVLSPDKPLFNRAIQAAYPPGSTYKMVLGIAGLETGLIKPEDTIICTGTWTFGRRAFHCHGSHAHGKVNLEKAITESCNIYFYNMMLKVGLDTWNEYGRMFGFGQREGIDLPGERRGLLPSTEYYNKRYGKNRWTRGYLISLSIGQGELGVTPLQLANYAATLGNEGHWHEPHLVKGYRDTRTGIFVPIDHESRTLPISKQTFDIIKKGMQGVVESDQGTGTLARVPGVTVAGKTGTAQNPHGKDHAWFICFAPVDNPKIAIAVLVENAGYGGSISAPIARAMIDYYINGPKKPEQETSAEKTTEVAADTTKASPVMEPPVMEPPVTTATRAPQDSTNAEGQTELGD; encoded by the coding sequence ATGGACAAGATTCAACGCGGACTCAACCTCACAACCATCCTCATCGCATCGGTCTTTGGGCTTCTCTTCGGACGGCTGGCCTGGCTCCAGATCGTCGAACACGACGCCATCGGATCGAGGTCGAGCAGCGTTCGCCGCATCTGGGTGCAGGCTCCGCGGGGCCACTTCATCGACAGAAAGGGGGTCACGGTGCTGGAAAATCGCGCGCTCTACACGCTCAAGATCATCCCTTCGGAACTGCGGGAATCGACCATCCCCTACCTGGCCTACCTGCTCGAAATGCCGGAAGAGGAGTTACGCGAAAAAATTGACGATGCCAGAGCCTACAGCCGTTTTGCCGCCTCGACGGTCTATCGCGACCTGAACGAGTTTGCTGTAGCTCGCATCAGCGAAAACCTCTGGCAACTGCCGGGAGTAATCATTGAAATCGAAGACAAGAGAAAGTACAGCGACCAGTTCAGGGGCACGCACCTGTTCGGCTACCTGCGCAATGTGAACCGCGCGCAGCTCGACACGCTGGCCGAAAAAGGGTACACGCCTAACGACAAAATCGGTTTTTCGGGCATCGAGCGGAGTTACGAAGAGGAGCTCAGGGGTGACAAAGGCGCCCGGTTCGAACTGGTCACCCCGCTCGGCATGCTGGTAGGCAAGTATAACGACGGCAAAAACGACATTCAGCCGGTCAAGGGCAACGACCTCTACCTGACCATCGATGCCGGACTTCAGCAACTTGCCGAGAACCTGCTGCGAGATACCGGCCACTCGGGCGCAGTGGTGGCAATCGATCCCTCCGACGGCGGCATTCTGGCCATGTGCAGCGAGCCGGACTTCGACCTCGACATCCTCAACGGCACCACGCGACGCAAAGAGTGGGCCGACATCGTTCTGTCGCCGGACAAACCGCTGTTCAACCGCGCGATTCAGGCCGCCTATCCCCCCGGCTCAACCTACAAAATGGTGCTCGGCATCGCAGGACTGGAAACAGGCCTGATCAAACCCGAGGATACGATTATCTGTACCGGCACCTGGACTTTCGGAAGGCGTGCGTTCCACTGTCACGGCAGCCATGCGCACGGCAAGGTCAACCTTGAAAAAGCGATCACCGAGTCGTGCAACATCTATTTCTACAACATGATGCTCAAGGTCGGACTCGACACCTGGAACGAATACGGACGGATGTTCGGCTTCGGCCAACGTGAGGGGATCGACCTGCCGGGAGAGCGGCGCGGACTGCTGCCATCGACCGAGTATTACAACAAACGTTACGGCAAAAACCGCTGGACGAGGGGCTACCTGATCAGCCTCTCCATTGGTCAGGGTGAACTCGGGGTAACTCCGTTGCAGCTCGCCAACTATGCAGCCACCCTGGGCAACGAGGGGCACTGGCACGAGCCGCACCTCGTGAAGGGATACCGCGACACCCGCACGGGCATTTTCGTGCCGATCGATCACGAATCGAGAACCTTGCCGATCTCGAAACAGACCTTTGACATCATCAAAAAAGGAATGCAGGGGGTGGTGGAGAGCGATCAGGGTACAGGCACTCTGGCGCGGGTTCCCGGCGTGACCGTGGCCGGCAAAACCGGCACCGCGCAGAACCCGCACGGCAAGGATCACGCCTGGTTCATCTGCTTCGCGCCAGTCGATAACCCGAAAATCGCCATCGCGGTGCTGGTCGAGAACGCCGGTTACGGGGGCAGCATCTCCGCGCCAATCGCCCGCGCCATGATCGACTACTACATCAACGGCCCCAAAAAGCCGGAACAGGAAACCAGTGCCGAGAAGACGACCGAAGTCGCCGCCGATACGACAAAAGCTTCGCCGGTGATGGAGCCGCCGGTGATGGAACCGCCGGTCACAACCGCAACACGTGCCCCGCAGGACAGCACCAACGCAGAAGGACAAACAGAATTGGGAGATTGA
- the mreC gene encoding rod shape-determining protein MreC, with protein MTSFLRFIAKHTAYLYFLVYCSLSIAIMQLERKETLDAIRERGLAINAAVAEQMSGLRHIFSLKQDNERLFLQNARLFSKLVHQELALRDLQEKLSLLENRPEGMSRFTIARVVDRQFSLTENMLIIDAGRNQGVAKNMTVLTPDGLVGRIIEVSDNYAKVLPVINRNFKVSVVTDSTRTNGLLSWSNGNERIAHIEHVPVSGTLLVGEGVSTSDYSTFACRAVPVGRIERISKDKLFYNVDIRLGVDFSSLNQVMVCPDKPSEEKLRLMRSHDSPEKQE; from the coding sequence GTGACCAGTTTTCTCCGTTTTATCGCCAAGCATACCGCCTACTTATACTTTCTGGTCTATTGCAGCCTCTCCATCGCGATCATGCAGCTTGAGCGCAAGGAGACGCTCGATGCGATCCGTGAGCGAGGTCTGGCCATCAACGCAGCCGTGGCGGAACAGATGTCCGGCCTCCGGCACATCTTCTCGCTGAAGCAGGACAACGAACGGCTGTTCCTGCAAAACGCCCGCCTCTTCTCGAAACTGGTGCATCAGGAGCTCGCCCTGCGCGACCTGCAGGAAAAGCTCTCCCTGCTCGAAAACCGGCCTGAAGGAATGAGCCGGTTCACCATCGCGCGCGTGGTTGACCGACAGTTCAGCCTGACCGAGAACATGCTCATCATCGACGCCGGCAGGAACCAGGGGGTAGCCAAAAACATGACCGTCCTGACCCCCGACGGACTGGTCGGGCGAATCATCGAGGTCTCAGATAATTACGCAAAGGTGTTGCCGGTCATCAACCGGAACTTCAAGGTCAGCGTGGTGACCGACAGCACCCGCACCAACGGCCTGCTCTCGTGGAGCAACGGCAACGAACGCATCGCCCACATCGAGCATGTGCCCGTCAGCGGCACCCTGCTGGTGGGCGAAGGGGTAAGCACCTCCGACTACAGCACCTTTGCCTGTCGGGCCGTTCCGGTCGGCCGGATCGAACGAATCTCCAAGGACAAGCTGTTCTACAATGTGGATATTCGTCTGGGCGTCGATTTCTCCTCACTGAACCAGGTGATGGTCTGCCCGGATAAACCGTCGGAGGAGAAACTCAGACTGATGCGATCGCACGACAGCCCTGAAAAACAGGAATGA
- a CDS encoding co-chaperone GroES: MVFEGHKNVTDKFIVVGDRVLVKPKSVDERTKSGIYLPPGVQEKAKIQSGYVIKSGPGYPVGPPSDADEPWKERIEGPQYIPLQARIGDLAIFVQNSAYEIEYEDERYLIVPNSAILLLIREDDDLEDYLH, translated from the coding sequence ATGGTATTTGAAGGCCACAAGAACGTTACGGATAAATTCATCGTTGTCGGCGACCGCGTGCTCGTCAAGCCCAAGTCGGTCGATGAGCGCACCAAGTCCGGCATCTATCTTCCACCGGGCGTTCAGGAGAAGGCAAAAATCCAGAGCGGTTACGTCATCAAGTCTGGCCCCGGCTACCCGGTCGGCCCGCCCAGTGATGCCGATGAGCCCTGGAAAGAGCGCATCGAGGGGCCGCAGTACATCCCGCTTCAGGCGCGGATCGGCGACCTGGCCATTTTCGTGCAGAACAGTGCCTACGAGATCGAGTACGAGGACGAACGCTACCTGATCGTACCCAACTCGGCCATTCTCTTGCTTATCCGGGAGGATGACGACCTTGAAGACTATCTCCACTGA
- the smpB gene encoding SsrA-binding protein codes for MAKKQGKPEYVTAISNRKARFEYEILDTIVAGIELLGSEVKSVRLGKASLNESYAMIHRGEVWLENMQITPYEHNTLDTLDPKRSRRLLLHKSEILRLQSKISEKGLTLIPLKAFFNPKGILKIELGLARGKKLYDKRETVKNRDAERQLQQLKKQY; via the coding sequence TTGGCAAAAAAGCAAGGCAAGCCGGAGTACGTCACGGCGATCAGCAACCGCAAGGCACGTTTCGAGTACGAAATTCTCGACACGATCGTGGCGGGCATCGAACTGCTCGGCAGCGAGGTCAAATCGGTGCGCCTCGGCAAAGCGAGCCTGAACGAGAGTTACGCGATGATCCATCGCGGCGAAGTGTGGCTTGAAAACATGCAGATCACACCGTATGAACACAACACGCTCGATACGCTCGACCCGAAGCGCAGCCGCCGCCTGCTGCTGCACAAGTCGGAAATCCTTCGCCTGCAATCGAAAATCAGCGAAAAGGGCCTGACCCTCATTCCGCTCAAGGCCTTCTTCAACCCGAAAGGCATCCTGAAAATCGAACTCGGCCTCGCCCGAGGCAAAAAGCTCTACGACAAGCGCGAAACCGTCAAGAATCGCGACGCCGAACGGCAGTTGCAGCAGCTCAAGAAACAGTATTAA
- the nadB gene encoding L-aspartate oxidase → MTQEVKTDVLVIGSGIGGLYFAIHMADHAKVTIITKKESSTSNTNWAQGGIAATIDTNDSPELHIEDTLDAGAGLCNEEMVGLMVHEGPSHIRRLIELGVEFTTNPNHSLDLGKEGGHSRNRIVHAKDLTGREVETALLARVNAHPNITLLEHHYALELITEHHLKIKTNDITCYGAYVLDTLNHKPKKILSKVTMVASGGLGHVYLHTTNPDIATGDGIAMAYRAGAEIANMEFIQFHPTSLFHPKAKSFLISEAVRGFGGILRNRDGKAFMKRYDKRENLAPRDIVARAIDSEMKKSGDECVFLDVTHIDADKVIEHFPHIYDTCLEFGIDMTKEMIPVVPAAHYSCGGIRTDSRGRSTINNLYACGETSCTGVHGANRLASNSLLEALVFAWRSSEDIRQHLNTIHVEHEFPDWDDSGTTNPEEWILVAHNKRETQAIMNDYVGIVRSDLRLDRARRRIDFLKEETEAYYKKTRITPQIIELRNIIKVASLVIESAIKRRESRGLHYTTDFPQRDDKHYLVDTVLRSF, encoded by the coding sequence ATGACACAGGAAGTGAAAACCGATGTGCTGGTCATCGGCAGCGGCATCGGAGGGCTCTATTTCGCCATCCACATGGCCGATCACGCCAAGGTGACCATCATCACCAAAAAAGAGAGCTCGACCTCGAATACCAACTGGGCGCAGGGCGGCATCGCCGCGACGATCGACACCAACGACAGCCCGGAACTGCACATCGAAGACACGCTCGACGCGGGCGCGGGCCTGTGCAACGAAGAGATGGTGGGCCTCATGGTGCACGAAGGGCCATCGCATATCCGGCGGCTGATCGAACTCGGCGTGGAGTTCACCACCAACCCCAACCATTCGCTTGACCTCGGCAAGGAGGGCGGCCATTCGCGCAACCGGATCGTGCACGCCAAGGATCTGACTGGCCGTGAGGTCGAAACAGCGCTGCTGGCGCGGGTCAACGCGCATCCGAACATCACGCTGCTCGAACACCACTACGCGCTCGAACTCATCACGGAGCACCACCTCAAAATAAAGACTAACGACATCACCTGCTATGGAGCTTACGTGCTCGACACGCTCAACCACAAGCCAAAGAAAATTCTGTCGAAAGTGACGATGGTCGCGTCGGGCGGGCTCGGCCACGTCTATCTGCATACGACAAATCCGGATATCGCCACCGGCGACGGCATCGCGATGGCCTATCGCGCCGGAGCGGAGATCGCCAACATGGAGTTCATCCAGTTCCACCCGACCTCGCTGTTCCACCCGAAAGCCAAGTCATTCCTGATCTCCGAAGCGGTGCGTGGCTTCGGCGGCATTTTGCGGAATCGGGATGGCAAGGCGTTCATGAAGCGCTACGACAAGCGTGAAAATCTCGCGCCGAGGGACATCGTAGCACGAGCGATCGACTCGGAGATGAAAAAGAGCGGCGACGAGTGCGTCTTTCTCGACGTGACGCATATCGATGCAGACAAGGTGATCGAACACTTCCCGCACATTTACGACACCTGCCTTGAGTTCGGCATTGACATGACAAAGGAGATGATTCCGGTGGTTCCGGCGGCGCACTACTCGTGCGGCGGCATCAGGACGGATAGCCGCGGTCGCAGCACCATCAACAATCTGTATGCCTGCGGTGAAACGAGCTGCACCGGCGTGCATGGCGCGAACCGCCTTGCGAGCAACTCCCTGCTCGAAGCGCTGGTCTTCGCCTGGCGCTCCAGCGAGGACATTCGCCAGCACCTGAACACCATTCATGTCGAGCATGAGTTTCCGGACTGGGACGACTCGGGCACGACCAATCCGGAAGAGTGGATTCTGGTGGCGCACAACAAGCGCGAAACCCAGGCGATCATGAACGACTACGTCGGCATCGTCCGAAGCGATTTACGCCTCGATCGCGCGCGCCGGCGCATCGATTTCCTCAAGGAGGAGACCGAAGCCTACTACAAGAAAACGAGGATCACGCCGCAGATCATCGAGCTGCGCAACATCATCAAGGTGGCAAGCCTCGTCATCGAAAGCGCAATCAAGCGCCGCGAATCACGCGGACTGCACTACACCACCGACTTTCCGCAGAGGGACGACAAGCATTATCTGGTGGATACGGTGCTGCGGTCGTTTTGA
- a CDS encoding rod shape-determining protein MreD, protein MKKIFFYTAFMIVLAFVQHFLVSKLVLWHTAPDVMPLFIAFTAMSIGQRTGTSYGFAAGIISGFLSGSIGMEALIGTIEGFVAGFFHVPEESHATSTRKRRKFYMASAAALLTGNALRAIMSDPLSLPIYIRLPEALILGTLMSMIICVLAYHLALKKMLRD, encoded by the coding sequence TTGAAAAAGATTTTTTTCTATACAGCTTTCATGATCGTGCTGGCCTTCGTGCAGCATTTCCTCGTTTCAAAACTGGTGCTGTGGCACACCGCGCCTGACGTGATGCCGCTGTTCATCGCCTTCACCGCGATGTCGATCGGCCAGCGAACCGGCACTTCGTACGGTTTTGCAGCGGGCATCATCAGCGGCTTTCTGTCGGGCAGCATCGGCATGGAGGCGCTGATCGGCACCATCGAGGGCTTCGTGGCAGGCTTCTTTCACGTGCCTGAAGAGAGCCACGCGACCTCGACCAGAAAACGGCGGAAGTTCTACATGGCCTCGGCAGCTGCGCTCCTCACGGGCAATGCGCTGCGGGCGATCATGAGCGATCCGCTGTCGCTGCCGATCTACATCAGGCTGCCCGAAGCGCTCATCCTCGGCACCCTCATGAGCATGATCATCTGCGTGCTGGCCTACCATCTTGCGTTGAAGAAAATGCTCAGGGACTGA
- a CDS encoding phospholipase C/P1 nuclease family protein, giving the protein MRSLAIRIAAVTVLLCCQPFHSEALAWHDKTHLTIAEAAGLDIWYNAVAADVAKSKEPFRAIEVPNHYFSNKANKKVTAEMVMAQAARYNQPDDKEGHLYGAIIGSVREYFALARTGKYARYPLAYSAHYIADLSMPLHNVPYDAFNKAHHTINDGIIERSVRNNIGYIQRKMKPPVINSEEDLAREIAVVAESSRKLGNRMRRQKRDMTEEEAYSQVIKSAALLHAVLAWTERVNAEQEMAVAGE; this is encoded by the coding sequence ATGCGTTCGCTCGCCATTCGCATCGCAGCCGTCACGGTATTGCTTTGTTGCCAGCCCTTCCATTCCGAAGCCCTTGCCTGGCATGACAAAACCCACCTGACCATAGCCGAAGCCGCCGGGCTCGATATCTGGTACAATGCCGTTGCAGCTGACGTGGCCAAATCGAAAGAGCCGTTCCGGGCGATTGAGGTTCCGAACCACTACTTTAGCAACAAGGCCAATAAAAAAGTTACGGCGGAGATGGTCATGGCGCAGGCTGCTCGTTACAACCAACCGGATGACAAAGAGGGGCATCTCTATGGTGCAATCATCGGTTCGGTCAGAGAGTACTTCGCGCTGGCCCGAACCGGCAAATACGCCCGCTATCCGCTGGCCTACTCCGCCCACTACATCGCTGACCTCTCCATGCCGCTGCACAATGTTCCCTACGACGCGTTCAACAAAGCGCACCACACGATCAACGACGGTATCATTGAACGCAGTGTGCGTAATAACATCGGTTACATCCAGCGCAAAATGAAGCCGCCGGTTATCAACAGCGAAGAGGATCTGGCGCGTGAAATCGCTGTTGTCGCCGAATCGTCCCGGAAACTCGGCAACAGGATGAGACGTCAGAAGCGGGATATGACCGAAGAGGAGGCCTACAGTCAGGTAATCAAAAGCGCCGCGTTGTTGCACGCCGTGCTGGCCTGGACCGAGCGGGTCAATGCGGAGCAGGAGATGGCTGTCGCAGGGGAATAG